In a genomic window of Nostoc sp. UHCC 0870:
- a CDS encoding GPW/gp25 family protein, which translates to MNGLNFPLQIVNGNLSVVTDGNLYKAHILSFLQTELRERVMRPQYGLKDYLFETISDITLIAANIKTGLQQYVPEIQLEVTGNINDQGEAEISIYWLFEDEEQPTIRLTL; encoded by the coding sequence ATGAATGGTTTAAACTTTCCCTTACAAATAGTAAATGGAAATCTTTCTGTTGTTACTGATGGAAATCTCTATAAAGCTCACATTTTATCTTTCTTACAAACTGAGTTACGTGAGAGAGTAATGAGACCTCAGTACGGACTAAAAGATTACCTTTTTGAAACTATATCTGACATTACTTTAATAGCAGCCAATATCAAAACAGGTTTACAACAATATGTTCCTGAAATTCAACTAGAGGTCACTGGAAATATCAATGACCAAGGTGAGGCTGAGATTTCTATATACTGGCTTTTTGAAGATGAAGAGCAACCCACAATCCGCCTTACACTTTGA
- a CDS encoding phage head spike fiber domain-containing protein, protein MADLILSRDEIFIQKIGSLPSVGTLKGEANIPVFQDGVTGKSTISKVKEGMVTEEDFNSLLNSSISGSLLPESHLITAWFTDGSNVGTLSTSEDIPNSQSGYSISLTHNGTSANANTNLIYSAIPAGIIKDDQDYTFSVWAKGNVPNLIITCLLKSINPTQETVGSQSQLLTTEWKRYSFTFTPTKDYNDCRYEIRVGDNGVIGTFFLFNPRLDRGDIPNQITVDYDKSKGRLENKQIDAADNTIKLYNNSRANLASVSIGVSLETGTTKAKEDELGVKFNHRRLFSNISAWVTDNPSILNSIKRHLLEDREVLYNCELKDPSGEANLSKIINGQFDTELTRMANTLAGLGKPIYLTILHEFNNSSVYSWALNYSGTNNTSNNPADFVPAYQYVVNLIRNIAPNVLFEWQVMPLWTTGSSSTNQNDYFDYYPGDDYVDLIGLSLYNVPGRSTLSDRSFRERIQNFYQQTTRFSRNPLCISEGSVLSSGYFYPISFTVNNGGSEYTNQTTLTINGDGTGASIFPIITSGVITGVDVVDGGINYTTATVVISDPGGGSGASITATPIILDKPQWVYNAFDALKDFPRLAYYTWFFHNKQNTTQFDYLDLNSPEEKRSFTEGYRLLTNRIVNDITSSNKIIRPNLLRNWTTTSNWVQSGSNQGTLGNSGIIPYDVTCTGQSLTLTHNGTPGLPNTNEIYQLLPFNSSRNNKPHSISFWAKSSVDGIIINCSTQQDLSPFGVSEPGKFKLTTFWKRYSVTLTHFWAGTFTNWRIKLGLGANLQACTIYLYGIKFEEGDFPTDYVDDISSLGQGNYLGTRIARTGNYTVPSSEKGSHYEITTSGGNAIITLPPANAGGSVSPLFYSFRKTASSVNNVIIQRVGSDNVLGASSYILIEPRETVTLMSNGSDSWFVVSRYIPSLTNVSGSIVDTNSDQTISGIKTFTNTNPLNLNSSSGQRSEIRWNNDSGLRRWVIFKTEDVETGDGQGSDLAFRAYNDAGNSLGDVIKLDRNTKRVELGGALVLSTTIYGDPGSLWRLNNVLQYKDGVSVTRTLLNAEDNLSNLTNTITAKTNLKTLTSRIINRTSNYIVLSSDEGTLFDCDATSGAFTMTLPSAASNPNVIYTFRKSDGSSNIVTISTTDNILGQSSYLLTTNREIITLVSNGGAWVVVSRDTPTVGTATATAGAATLSSRIGRVTTESLTTAAGGTYTLTITNSVVTSTSAITATITGGTNTTGVPVLLRAVPGSGTITVTIRNMDASAALNGNLVVSYSIVN, encoded by the coding sequence ATGGCAGATTTAATTTTATCTCGTGATGAGATTTTTATTCAAAAAATAGGTAGCTTACCCAGTGTAGGAACTCTAAAAGGAGAAGCTAATATCCCTGTTTTTCAAGATGGAGTAACTGGTAAGTCTACTATTTCTAAAGTTAAAGAAGGAATGGTAACAGAAGAAGATTTTAATAGTCTTCTTAACTCTAGTATCTCTGGTTCCTTACTCCCTGAATCTCACCTAATTACTGCTTGGTTTACAGATGGTTCTAATGTAGGAACATTATCCACTTCAGAAGATATTCCCAATTCTCAATCGGGTTACAGTATTAGTTTAACCCATAATGGAACTTCAGCTAATGCTAATACTAATTTAATTTATTCAGCTATCCCTGCTGGCATTATTAAAGATGACCAAGATTATACTTTTAGTGTTTGGGCTAAAGGTAATGTTCCTAATTTAATTATTACTTGTTTACTGAAGAGTATAAACCCTACTCAAGAAACAGTAGGTTCTCAATCTCAATTACTTACTACTGAATGGAAGAGATATTCTTTTACCTTTACTCCTACTAAAGATTATAATGATTGTCGTTATGAAATCAGAGTAGGAGATAATGGAGTAATTGGTACTTTCTTTCTATTTAATCCCAGATTAGATAGAGGTGATATCCCTAATCAAATTACTGTAGATTATGATAAATCAAAAGGTAGATTAGAGAATAAACAAATTGATGCTGCGGATAATACCATTAAGCTCTATAATAATTCTAGAGCTAATTTAGCTTCAGTTTCTATAGGGGTTTCTTTAGAGACTGGTACAACTAAAGCTAAAGAAGATGAATTAGGAGTTAAATTTAATCATCGTAGATTATTCTCTAATATTTCAGCATGGGTTACTGATAACCCCTCTATATTAAATTCTATTAAAAGACACCTTTTAGAAGATAGAGAAGTATTATATAACTGTGAATTAAAAGACCCTTCTGGAGAAGCTAATTTAAGTAAAATAATTAATGGGCAATTTGATACTGAACTAACTAGAATGGCTAATACTTTAGCTGGTTTAGGCAAACCTATTTATTTAACAATCCTTCATGAATTTAACAATAGTTCAGTCTATTCTTGGGCTTTAAATTATTCAGGAACTAATAATACTTCTAACAATCCTGCTGACTTTGTGCCAGCTTACCAGTATGTAGTTAATCTAATCAGAAATATAGCACCTAATGTTTTATTTGAATGGCAAGTAATGCCTTTATGGACTACAGGTAGCTCCAGTACCAATCAAAATGATTACTTTGATTATTACCCTGGAGATGACTATGTAGATTTAATTGGTTTAAGTCTTTATAATGTTCCAGGTAGATCAACCTTAAGTGATAGAAGTTTTAGAGAACGCATTCAGAATTTTTATCAACAAACAACTAGATTTAGTAGAAATCCTTTATGTATATCTGAAGGTTCTGTTTTAAGTAGTGGTTATTTCTATCCAATCAGTTTCACTGTTAATAATGGTGGTTCTGAGTATACTAACCAAACTACTTTAACTATCAACGGGGATGGTACAGGAGCTTCCATATTTCCTATAATTACTTCTGGAGTAATAACTGGAGTAGATGTAGTGGATGGAGGTATTAATTACACTACAGCTACAGTAGTTATTTCAGATCCAGGTGGGGGAAGTGGGGCTAGCATCACGGCTACCCCTATCATTCTAGATAAACCTCAATGGGTTTATAATGCTTTTGATGCCTTAAAAGACTTTCCAAGGTTAGCTTATTACACTTGGTTCTTTCATAATAAACAAAACACTACTCAGTTCGATTATCTTGACTTAAATAGTCCTGAAGAGAAGAGATCTTTTACAGAAGGGTATAGATTATTAACTAATAGGATTGTTAATGATATAACTTCTAGCAACAAAATTATCCGCCCCAATCTTTTAAGAAATTGGACTACTACTTCTAATTGGGTACAATCAGGTTCTAATCAAGGTACATTAGGTAATTCTGGTATTATTCCTTATGATGTTACTTGCACAGGACAAAGTTTAACACTTACTCATAATGGTACTCCTGGATTACCTAATACTAATGAAATTTATCAATTACTACCATTTAATTCAAGTAGAAATAACAAACCACATAGTATTTCTTTTTGGGCTAAATCTTCTGTAGATGGAATTATAATTAATTGCTCCACTCAACAAGATTTATCTCCTTTTGGAGTAAGTGAACCAGGAAAATTTAAATTAACTACTTTCTGGAAACGTTATAGTGTAACCTTAACTCATTTTTGGGCAGGTACGTTTACTAACTGGAGAATTAAATTAGGGTTAGGGGCTAACCTTCAAGCTTGCACAATATATTTATATGGAATTAAGTTTGAGGAAGGAGATTTTCCTACAGATTATGTTGATGATATTTCTTCTTTGGGGCAAGGTAACTATTTAGGTACTCGCATAGCTAGAACAGGAAACTACACTGTACCTTCTTCAGAGAAAGGTAGTCATTATGAGATTACAACCTCTGGAGGTAATGCAATAATCACCCTTCCTCCAGCTAATGCAGGGGGTTCTGTAAGCCCACTGTTTTATTCTTTCAGAAAAACAGCGAGTAGTGTTAATAATGTAATTATTCAACGAGTTGGTAGTGATAATGTATTAGGTGCTTCAAGTTACATACTTATTGAACCTAGAGAAACTGTTACTTTGATGAGTAATGGTTCTGATTCTTGGTTTGTAGTTTCCAGGTACATACCTTCCCTAACTAATGTATCTGGTTCAATTGTTGATACTAATAGTGATCAGACTATAAGTGGAATTAAAACTTTTACTAATACAAACCCACTTAATTTAAATAGTAGTAGTGGTCAAAGGTCTGAAATTAGATGGAACAATGATTCTGGACTAAGACGTTGGGTTATTTTTAAAACCGAAGATGTTGAGACAGGTGATGGACAAGGATCTGACTTAGCTTTTAGAGCATATAATGATGCAGGTAATTCTCTTGGGGATGTTATTAAGTTAGATAGAAACACTAAGAGAGTTGAGTTAGGAGGAGCTTTAGTTTTAAGTACCACTATTTATGGTGATCCTGGTTCTTTATGGAGATTAAATAATGTTCTTCAATATAAAGACGGAGTTAGTGTTACCAGAACACTTCTTAATGCCGAAGATAATCTTTCCAATTTAACTAATACAATCACCGCTAAAACTAATTTAAAAACTCTAACATCTAGGATTATAAACAGAACATCTAATTATATAGTGTTAAGTTCTGATGAAGGTACTTTATTTGATTGTGATGCCACTTCTGGGGCATTTACAATGACCCTACCCTCAGCAGCCTCTAACCCTAATGTAATTTATACATTTAGAAAATCAGATGGTAGTAGCAACATAGTAACTATTAGTACCACAGATAATATTCTTGGACAAAGTTCATATTTATTAACTACTAACAGAGAAATCATTACTTTAGTTAGTAATGGTGGGGCTTGGGTTGTAGTAAGTAGAGATACCCCTACTGTAGGAACTGCTACTGCTACTGCTGGTGCAGCCACCTTAAGTTCAAGAATAGGTAGAGTTACCACAGAAAGCCTAACCACAGCAGCAGGTGGAACTTACACCCTAACTATTACTAACTCTGTAGTCACCTCAACTTCAGCCATCACAGCAACCATTACTGGAGGAACCAATACTACAGGTGTTCCAGTTCTCTTAAGGGCTGTACCTGGAAGTGGAACTATCACAGTCACTATTAGAAATATGGATGCTTCAGCAGCCTTAAATGGCAACTTGGTAGTATCTTACAGCATAGTCAACTAA
- a CDS encoding peptidoglycan DD-metalloendopeptidase family protein, with the protein MANINNQNPNPGQDLLSPYCKVTIGSIGSKEADVFEIGDGRLKNVSVTLGEGKVQSNCRFTVLDPEQKLTDKYIAYIESVGGLTPLEAPPETQEQTPTISSVTNSAVDDGSNSGKVLYEKTIASTFGYGEATQGGTLGAYGDTIDFNGQYAAMIHPNYVAGAADSEKWRTYYKYAKMRVTNLSNQKSTIVTVVTTGPFALGSDGRAARPLRPHPDRKIDLTPGAWKALTEEPPGILNVKIEWLETGTTTSSTTASQTPQPKSQIVADLTKKAQKTLTDFITFKIGDWPTPKVGATKSIIVFPGHAADTTGGGGTNGTSGVSPVTYKGESRIKEFVANDISVELFKEELTKAGFTIINAPTLPSARGNAARTAYYEQIKQLKESTGAYALELHFDTPNGGKSGVIPGGKYDSSGNSLNVMDVALGRSFGTFSFYHRQSLGGPARGITLLELDPLNSTLTNLIDSAIATNNYQALRNALRPYAQKAAAALTTVTSGVAVSNEAANSSVNSAKSPQVENTSAAKTLTGAQITVELGYGGKTISATSFIHVGLRYSLFEPHALEFTGQSASWVLTQRVKNTAYQKITFKKLAEKITSSYGMKLEMPEDGPLYEYFPQRSQTDYEALLIEARRIGYRVYTKGATLYIQPRKGIDPNQQIFVLQYGENMGTFFEVTHQASTDSKGGARSSQPGSNNSTGERKFEIDPDSGQIKQKRKENVTGTGNSLDASTTGSPLPLPAPKTTGDTNASDSQRKANEDRIKGIIANAEFPTTPEALTLDPDTPFKTEGISTVLDRFWVVDTITHEYEGGKLSTKLSCYSPIANKKDTADINNGEIKTDSNNPVGKAVRQVFDNVAGFYGVVGFIFPTKGIYTSPFGPRGGRNHNGIDIANKLGTPIYAAASGTAVINQSGCEFSPSGNNKINRGCGGGFGNYITITHANGYQTIYAHLSEINIENNTQVTQGQLIGTMGNSGGSNGVHLHWEVLKNGRKINPSSVIKLPSLMSTIL; encoded by the coding sequence ATGGCTAATATTAATAATCAGAATCCTAATCCTGGTCAGGATTTACTCTCCCCTTATTGCAAAGTGACTATAGGTAGTATAGGTTCAAAGGAAGCTGATGTCTTTGAAATAGGTGATGGACGCTTAAAGAATGTAAGTGTAACCCTAGGGGAAGGTAAAGTTCAATCTAACTGTAGATTTACTGTTCTTGACCCTGAGCAAAAGTTGACTGATAAATATATTGCCTATATTGAATCAGTTGGAGGATTAACTCCTTTAGAAGCTCCTCCAGAAACCCAAGAACAAACCCCTACAATTAGTTCTGTTACTAACTCTGCTGTAGATGATGGTTCTAACTCTGGTAAAGTTTTATACGAGAAAACAATAGCCTCTACTTTTGGGTATGGTGAAGCTACTCAAGGAGGAACATTAGGTGCATATGGGGACACAATAGACTTCAATGGTCAGTATGCTGCAATGATTCACCCTAACTATGTGGCAGGGGCTGCTGACTCTGAGAAATGGCGTACTTATTATAAGTATGCAAAAATGAGGGTTACTAATTTAAGTAATCAAAAATCAACCATTGTTACAGTAGTTACTACAGGTCCTTTTGCACTAGGTTCTGATGGAAGAGCAGCAAGACCTCTTAGACCTCATCCTGATAGAAAGATTGATTTAACACCTGGAGCTTGGAAAGCTTTAACTGAGGAACCCCCAGGAATACTTAATGTAAAGATTGAATGGTTAGAAACAGGTACAACTACTTCATCTACAACTGCCTCCCAAACCCCTCAACCAAAGAGCCAAATTGTTGCTGACTTAACTAAAAAAGCTCAGAAAACTTTAACTGATTTTATTACTTTTAAAATAGGAGACTGGCCTACCCCTAAAGTTGGGGCTACTAAAAGTATTATTGTATTCCCTGGTCATGCTGCTGATACTACTGGAGGAGGTGGAACTAATGGTACAAGTGGAGTCTCTCCTGTAACTTATAAAGGTGAATCCAGAATAAAGGAATTTGTAGCTAATGATATATCAGTAGAGTTATTTAAAGAAGAATTAACTAAAGCTGGTTTTACTATTATTAATGCCCCTACATTACCTTCAGCCAGAGGAAATGCAGCTAGAACAGCTTACTATGAGCAAATTAAACAGCTAAAAGAAAGCACAGGGGCTTATGCTTTAGAACTACACTTTGATACCCCTAATGGTGGTAAATCAGGAGTAATCCCTGGAGGTAAGTATGATTCTAGTGGTAATTCTTTAAATGTAATGGATGTAGCTTTGGGTAGAAGTTTTGGTACATTCTCCTTTTACCATAGGCAATCTTTAGGTGGTCCAGCAAGAGGAATAACACTACTAGAGTTAGACCCCTTAAATAGCACTTTAACTAATTTAATTGATAGTGCTATAGCTACTAACAACTATCAAGCTTTAAGAAATGCTCTCAGACCTTATGCCCAAAAAGCAGCAGCAGCCTTAACTACAGTAACCTCTGGTGTAGCTGTTAGTAATGAAGCAGCTAACTCTTCTGTGAATAGTGCCAAGTCCCCTCAAGTTGAGAATACCTCTGCTGCTAAAACCCTAACAGGTGCTCAAATAACTGTTGAGTTAGGTTATGGGGGCAAGACTATATCCGCTACCAGTTTCATTCATGTAGGGCTAAGATACTCTCTATTTGAACCTCATGCTTTAGAGTTTACTGGTCAATCTGCCTCTTGGGTGTTAACTCAAAGAGTTAAAAATACAGCATATCAAAAGATTACTTTTAAAAAGTTAGCTGAGAAAATTACCTCATCTTATGGGATGAAATTAGAGATGCCTGAAGATGGTCCACTCTATGAATACTTCCCTCAGAGAAGTCAGACAGATTATGAGGCTTTACTAATTGAAGCTAGAAGAATTGGTTATAGAGTTTATACCAAAGGTGCAACTTTATACATTCAACCTAGAAAAGGTATTGACCCTAATCAACAAATATTTGTTCTCCAATATGGGGAGAATATGGGGACTTTCTTTGAAGTTACTCATCAAGCTTCTACTGACTCAAAAGGTGGGGCTAGGTCTTCTCAACCAGGGAGTAACAATTCAACTGGAGAAAGAAAGTTTGAAATTGACCCTGACTCTGGGCAGATTAAACAAAAGAGAAAAGAGAATGTTACAGGCACAGGTAATAGTTTAGATGCCTCTACTACAGGCTCTCCTTTACCCCTTCCTGCTCCTAAAACTACTGGAGATACTAATGCCTCAGATTCCCAAAGAAAGGCTAATGAAGACAGAATTAAGGGTATTATAGCTAATGCTGAATTCCCTACTACTCCAGAAGCTTTAACACTTGACCCTGATACTCCTTTTAAGACTGAAGGTATCTCAACTGTCTTGGACAGATTCTGGGTAGTGGATACAATAACCCATGAGTATGAAGGTGGTAAGTTATCAACTAAATTAAGTTGCTATAGTCCTATAGCAAATAAGAAAGATACTGCTGATATTAATAATGGTGAAATTAAAACTGATAGCAATAATCCAGTTGGTAAAGCAGTAAGACAAGTATTTGATAATGTTGCTGGATTCTATGGGGTAGTTGGTTTTATATTCCCAACTAAAGGAATATATACATCTCCTTTTGGACCTAGAGGAGGGAGAAACCATAATGGTATAGATATTGCTAATAAGTTAGGGACTCCTATTTATGCAGCAGCATCAGGTACAGCAGTTATAAATCAATCTGGGTGTGAGTTCTCCCCATCTGGAAATAATAAAATTAACAGAGGTTGTGGGGGAGGATTTGGTAATTATATTACTATCACTCATGCTAATGGTTATCAAACTATATATGCCCATTTAAGTGAAATAAATATAGAAAATAATACTCAGGTTACTCAAGGTCAACTAATAGGAACTATGGGTAATAGTGGGGGCAGTAATGGAGTTCACCTACACTGGGAAGTATTAAAAAATGGTAGGAAGATTAACCCTTCTTCTGTTATAAAACTTCCATCTTTAATGAGTACAATTCTTTAA
- a CDS encoding phage tail protein yields the protein MQTQEAWASNRPIYSRLPEIYKENKVADCLTIHFDELLTETKAKVDDIPRQLNPQTCDPIWLDFLAPLCGFTGEYWDRGWTTLAKRRLLTYSYQYIWSNKGSQDTLSLVLNCFSIRHVILSEGDFILGTSQVGDILGSTPWEYTIYLPTAYIGNYKVKLTEKLNRLFGPCWCKSQIKFEDKYFKDLTVIGMSEDTVLGTEDNNIIGI from the coding sequence ATGCAAACTCAAGAAGCTTGGGCTTCAAATAGACCTATTTATAGTAGACTCCCAGAGATTTATAAAGAAAACAAAGTTGCAGATTGTCTAACTATACACTTTGATGAATTATTAACAGAAACTAAAGCTAAAGTTGATGATATTCCTAGGCAACTTAATCCTCAAACCTGTGACCCCATTTGGTTAGATTTTCTTGCCCCTCTTTGTGGATTCACAGGAGAGTACTGGGATAGGGGATGGACTACTTTAGCTAAAAGAAGATTACTAACTTATTCCTATCAATACATCTGGTCAAATAAGGGAAGTCAAGACACCTTATCCCTTGTATTAAATTGCTTTAGCATTAGGCACGTAATCTTAAGTGAGGGTGACTTTATTCTAGGAACCTCTCAAGTAGGTGACATTTTAGGGTCTACACCTTGGGAATATACTATTTACCTCCCTACTGCTTATATTGGCAACTACAAAGTTAAATTAACAGAAAAGTTAAATAGATTATTTGGACCCTGCTGGTGTAAATCCCAGATTAAATTTGAGGATAAATACTTCAAAGACCTCACAGTGATTGGTATGTCTGAGGACACTGTATTAGGAACTGAAGATAATAATATAATTGGTATTTAA
- a CDS encoding phage tail sheath subtilisin-like domain-containing protein produces the protein MTTNIFANFTRPGTKVVESTQGYRSLELASHQAVYMIGSSASGDYLNPTQVTSLVDFTNVFGASPSEASVKLFFRNDKRGILYFVRTPIAKRFKITVTTAAAGAYTTTINGTAVTYTAPASPTPTLASVASGLLAAINNSSVADAVSAVAGEDTDELIVRADNPLATLTVVVTGSNITVTEVTPTTPTSVDYIYAIENSFDVDDEWAQGFLIAPQAFQALTVQSDRLALGNAMEALASDASFDWVALIDMGANLTIAEVQVEAALYASAQGHSSVYYPYLTDLEDATVPPSAGVAGLATRAFKEEGFQQPPAGAKFPVLGVKDVVTKVNNAQQDVLNPLRINVIRNLRNKGVVVWAMRTRSTNEFYKFVHTRVIMNVLNGTLRKGFDNELFSIIDGQGILLNNISQTAYAVCSRLWRGKALFGATEAEAFEVKCDFENNTPEELEQGNVLLEVYAVPAPALEKLLISTIRVSIGTLPLNQNQLESQVITGQVV, from the coding sequence ATGACGACTAATATCTTCGCAAACTTTACACGGCCGGGTACTAAGGTAGTAGAAAGTACCCAAGGATACCGTTCATTAGAATTAGCTTCTCATCAAGCTGTTTATATGATAGGTTCCTCAGCTTCAGGTGATTATTTAAATCCTACCCAAGTAACCTCACTAGTTGACTTTACTAATGTATTTGGTGCTAGCCCTTCTGAAGCATCAGTTAAATTATTCTTCCGCAATGATAAAAGAGGGATTCTTTACTTTGTAAGAACTCCTATTGCTAAGAGATTTAAGATTACTGTTACTACTGCTGCTGCTGGAGCTTACACTACTACAATCAATGGAACAGCAGTTACCTATACTGCCCCTGCTAGCCCTACACCTACTTTAGCTAGTGTTGCTTCAGGTTTACTAGCTGCAATTAATAATTCCAGTGTAGCTGATGCTGTTAGTGCTGTAGCTGGAGAAGACACAGATGAGTTAATTGTTAGAGCAGACAATCCTCTAGCTACCTTAACTGTAGTGGTTACTGGATCTAACATAACAGTTACTGAAGTTACCCCAACCACACCAACCTCTGTAGATTATATCTACGCTATTGAAAACTCTTTTGATGTAGATGATGAATGGGCTCAAGGATTCTTAATTGCCCCTCAAGCATTCCAAGCCTTAACTGTTCAGTCAGATAGATTAGCTTTGGGTAATGCTATGGAAGCTTTGGCTTCTGATGCTAGCTTTGATTGGGTAGCTTTAATTGATATGGGGGCTAATTTAACTATAGCTGAAGTTCAAGTTGAAGCTGCTTTGTATGCTTCTGCACAAGGACACTCCAGCGTATACTACCCTTACCTGACTGACCTAGAGGATGCTACTGTTCCTCCTTCTGCTGGTGTTGCTGGTTTAGCTACTCGTGCATTCAAAGAAGAAGGTTTCCAACAACCTCCTGCTGGTGCTAAGTTCCCAGTTCTAGGAGTTAAGGATGTAGTAACCAAAGTTAATAATGCTCAACAAGATGTTCTCAATCCTCTAAGAATTAATGTTATTAGAAACCTGAGAAATAAGGGTGTTGTAGTTTGGGCTATGAGAACTCGCTCCACAAATGAATTCTATAAGTTTGTCCATACTAGAGTTATTATGAATGTTCTTAATGGAACACTACGTAAAGGGTTTGACAATGAACTCTTCTCTATTATTGATGGTCAAGGAATTCTATTAAATAACATTTCCCAAACAGCCTATGCAGTCTGCTCCCGTCTGTGGAGAGGTAAAGCACTATTTGGTGCAACTGAAGCTGAAGCTTTTGAAGTTAAATGTGATTTTGAAAACAATACTCCAGAAGAATTAGAGCAAGGTAATGTATTGCTAGAAGTCTATGCTGTACCTGCTCCTGCCTTAGAGAAGCTACTTATCTCAACCATACGAGTTAGTATTGGCACTCTTCCCTTAAACCAAAATCAGCTTGAGTCTCAAGTGATTACTGGACAGGTAGTTTAA
- a CDS encoding baseplate J/gp47 family protein, whose amino-acid sequence MAEELIPSILIDEQNEESILEQAQLRVFNESGGLLNDFSENSPVAALIQGQAFAAAEFLYYVNKLPLALVIDFLKLTGVVRSLGTQAKTTLTFTLSNPQGIAFTIPEGFEVADESGNYIFYTDATLQIPPGLTSGSVTATAEKVGSIYNLPSYSITGITQPLTFLSQVTNVEPSTGGTDEESVDSAINRGLIQLRVRNLVSADDYEQAAEELMGEGSVCKAIGLLGQNKINEELGAVHLFLLNANQEPANLAQTSEIRNSLLSRIQLGTQLYASPMELLNISAELIAKVTPGLDVEEAMSDLWEAYQGYLNPSTYPVGQDIILNEVEYQLRLTGAIKDIQFLSLNGQPLNIPIVNGYTLPTPYSLFIKLVDEDGSVYETVFGAGESEVFGGEY is encoded by the coding sequence ATGGCTGAAGAACTTATCCCGTCAATTTTAATTGATGAACAAAATGAAGAAAGCATCCTAGAACAAGCTCAACTTAGGGTTTTCAATGAATCAGGTGGTCTATTAAATGATTTTAGTGAAAACTCTCCTGTAGCTGCCTTAATTCAAGGTCAAGCATTTGCGGCAGCAGAGTTTCTTTATTATGTTAATAAATTACCCCTAGCTCTAGTAATTGACTTTCTTAAATTAACTGGAGTTGTTAGAAGTCTAGGAACTCAAGCAAAAACTACTTTAACATTTACCCTATCTAATCCTCAAGGTATTGCTTTTACTATCCCTGAAGGTTTTGAAGTAGCAGATGAGTCAGGTAATTATATATTTTATACTGATGCTACCTTACAAATTCCCCCAGGTTTAACTTCAGGTTCAGTTACCGCAACTGCTGAGAAAGTAGGTAGTATTTATAACCTACCCTCTTACTCTATTACAGGTATAACTCAACCCTTAACTTTCCTATCCCAGGTTACTAATGTTGAACCCTCTACTGGAGGCACAGATGAAGAATCTGTAGACTCAGCTATTAATAGAGGATTGATTCAATTAAGAGTTAGAAACCTTGTATCAGCAGATGACTATGAACAGGCTGCTGAAGAATTAATGGGAGAAGGTTCTGTATGTAAAGCTATAGGTTTACTTGGTCAAAATAAGATAAATGAGGAATTAGGTGCAGTTCATTTATTCCTTCTAAACGCTAACCAAGAACCAGCTAATTTAGCTCAAACTTCAGAAATTAGAAATAGCTTACTTTCAAGAATTCAATTAGGAACTCAGCTATATGCTAGCCCTATGGAATTACTTAATATTAGTGCTGAACTGATAGCTAAAGTAACCCCTGGTTTAGATGTAGAAGAAGCTATGAGTGACCTCTGGGAAGCTTATCAAGGCTACTTAAATCCATCTACCTATCCAGTTGGTCAAGACATTATTCTTAATGAGGTAGAGTACCAATTAAGGTTAACTGGGGCTATAAAAGATATTCAATTCCTATCCTTAAATGGACAGCCTCTAAATATACCTATAGTAAATGGGTATACACTCCCTACACCTTATAGTTTATTTATAAAACTGGTAGATGAAGATGGTTCAGTTTATGAAACTGTCTTTGGGGCTGGCGAGTCAGAAGTTTTTGGGGGTGAATATTAA
- a CDS encoding LysM peptidoglycan-binding domain-containing protein codes for MSILPNKINVQVGDSLSKIAYEVLGDSSGWRDIATINDIDIFKALEIGQNLTVPNKQTAERKLKNLGAESILSVNETVQTRVKEILDSREAKIISKLIGFDNKDREQLLKDLDLSSLSKGLATPTKEERLRKALNIENNNTDTPAWNLISWIL; via the coding sequence ATGAGTATTCTTCCAAATAAAATAAATGTTCAGGTTGGGGACTCCTTGAGTAAAATTGCTTATGAAGTATTAGGGGATTCTTCAGGCTGGAGAGATATAGCTACTATTAATGATATAGATATTTTTAAAGCATTAGAAATAGGTCAAAACTTAACAGTTCCTAATAAGCAAACCGCAGAAAGAAAACTTAAGAATCTAGGGGCTGAAAGTATATTAAGTGTTAATGAAACTGTCCAGACTAGGGTTAAAGAAATATTAGATTCTAGGGAAGCTAAAATAATAAGTAAACTTATAGGTTTTGATAATAAAGATAGGGAACAATTATTAAAAGACTTGGACTTATCCTCTTTATCAAAAGGGCTAGCTACTCCTACTAAAGAAGAGAGATTAAGAAAAGCTCTTAACATTGAAAATAATAATACTGACACCCCAGCGTGGAATCTTATTTCGTGGATTTTATAA